A genomic region of Arachis hypogaea cultivar Tifrunner chromosome 5, arahy.Tifrunner.gnm2.J5K5, whole genome shotgun sequence contains the following coding sequences:
- the LOC140184871 gene encoding uncharacterized protein, whose translation MYNNFKDTFAICKYAGYPSYFITITCNPDWTEIKDCVVDYSLKPIVYTVEFQKHGLPHCHILLFVQPAEKPRSSDDIDHHISAEIPDEHTQPKLYSLVQKFMIHGPCGVLNMSSQCMVNGRCSKFYPVPFREKTSIDSAGFPKYKWSDNGRSTTKRNVNLDNRFTVPYNATLLLKYGCHINVEYTCQTSAIKYLFKYVHKGNNRVTASFFCSHDSADSDVTVDEIQNYYDCRYISSCEASWRLFGFEIQYKEPNIIRLPFHLPNEQNVLYEDHQLIENVIDAAVSKDSMFIGWFKDNKNFDLARTLTYAEMPSFFV comes from the exons ATGTACAACAATTTCAAAGATACATTTGCTATTTGCAAGTACGCCGGATACCCTAGCTATTTCATTACTATCACATGTAACCCAGATTGGACTGAGATTAAAGATTGCGTTGTGGACTATTCATTAAAGCCAA TTGTGTACACAGTTGAATTCCAAAAGCATGGTCTTCCCCACtgtcatattttattatttgttcaacCAGCCGAGAAGCCTCGATCATCCGATGATATTGACCATCATATATCGGCTGAGATACCCGACGAACACACACAACCTAAGCTGTACAGCTTAGTCCAAAAATTCATGATTCACGGACCATGTGGGGTTTTGAACATGAGTAGCCAGTGTATGGTTAATGGGAGGTGTTCCAAGTTTTATCCAGTGCCTTTCCGTGAGAAAACATCCATAGATAGTGCAGGTTTTCCCAAGTATAAATGGTCAGATAATGGTCGTTCAACTACCAAGAGGAATGTTAATCTCGACAATAGGTTTACTGTCCCATACAATGCAACATTGCTCCTTAAGTATGGCTGCCACATAAATGTTGAGTATACTTGCCAGACATCTGCTATTAAGTATTTGTTCAAGTACGTCCACAAAGGTAATAATCGTGTCACAGCTTCATTCTTTTGCTCACATGATTCAGCTGATTCTGATGTCACTGTAGATGAAATCCAAAActactatgattgtcggtatataTCATCTTGTGAGGCATCCTGGCGGCTATTTGGGTTTGAGATTCAGTACAAAGAGCCTAACATCATCCGCCTTCCATTCCATCTTCCAAATGAGCAGAATGTTTTGTACGAAGATCACCAGCTTATTGAGAACGTTATCGACGCTGCGGTCTCAAAGGATAGTATGTTTATTGGCTGGTTTAAGGATAACAAGAATTTTGATCTGGCCCGTACACTGACTTACGCGGAGATGCCGTCATTTTTTGTTTAA
- the LOC112803388 gene encoding uncharacterized protein yields the protein MSASIRSKGDIVLNIASSGIAALLLPNGRTAHSRFKVLLSVNQDSICNIRQGTPLARLISSTKLVIWDEAPMLNKFCFEALDKCLKDVLRFDRGYNPHAPFGGKIVVLGGDFHQILPVIPRGFQEEIVHSCINASNLWQSCQVLQLTENIRLSRGSRDIHGVQLKEFSAWLLQIGDGLIEDSTDDESVIRIPDNLLLNIESPCLHDLVLFVYPDILLYFSSMDYFKGRSILAPTLDVVTEVNNHVMSLIPGNERIYLSSDTLINEDGHLESELYTMSTESLNALNCSGIPQHRLVLKIGVPVMLLRNIDQSNGLCNGTRMQVRRLGDHIIECVILAGRNTGEVVFIPR from the coding sequence ATGTCTGCTTCAATAAGGTCGAAGGGTGATATTGTCCTCAATATTGCATCTAGTGGCATTGCAGCTCTGTTGTTGCCTAATGGGCGAACTGCTCATTCACGCTTTAAGGTTCTGCTCAGTGTTAACCAGGACTCTATTTGTAATATAAGGCAAGGCACACCCCTCGCGCGTCTTATTTCATCTACAAAATTAGTTATATGGGATGAGGCACCTATGTTAAATAAATTTTGCTTCGAAGCGCTCGATAAATGCCTTAAGGATGTTCTTCGTTTTGATCGTGGATATAATCCTCATGCTCCATTTGGTGGGAAAATTGTTGTTCTGGGAGGTGATTTCCATCAGATATTGCCTGTAATTCCTCGTGGTTTCCAGGAAGAGATCGTTCATTCGTGTATTAATGCTTCAAACCTGTGGCAATCTTGCCAAGTGTTGCAGTTAACTGAAAACATAAGGCTGTCCCGTGGTTCACGAGATATCCACGGTGTACAATTGAAGGAATTTTCTGCATGGTTGCTTCAAATTGGTGACGGGTTAATCGAAGACAGCACCGATGACGAATCAGTAATTAGAATACCCGACAACTTGCTGCTGAATATTGAGTCTCCATGTCTGCATGATTTGGTGTTGTTCGTTTATCCTGACATCTTACTCTATTTTTCTAGCATGGATTATTTTAAGGGTAGGAGTATATTAGCACCAACACTTGATGTTGTAACTGAAGTAAACAATCATGTGATGTCTTTGATTCCTGGCAACGAGAGGATTTACTTGAGCTCTGATACACTAATTAATGAAGATGGTCACCTGGAATCTGAATTATACACAATGAGCACCGAGTCATTGAATGCGCTAAATTGTTCAGGAATTCCCCAACACCGGTTAGTTCTTAAAATCGGTGTTCCTGTGATGCTTCTTCGCAATATTGACCAATCCAATGGACTATGCAATGGTACGCGAATGCAGGTTAGACGTCTTGGTGACCACATCATTGAGTGCGTCATCTTAGCAGGTCGTAATACTGGTGAAGTTGTCTTTATTCCCAGGTAG